The Homo sapiens chromosome 20, GRCh38.p14 Primary Assembly sequence AACTTCCAAACAGCCAAAAGATTCCCTTTGCTAAACACTCTTACGGATGCAGTGACCAtgggcaagttgtttaaccaATTTTGGAGATAATAATACGGGCTCATGGTTTGTTGTGACCTTTAAGTGATAAGTGCCTATCCAGAGttcaaaacagtgcctggcaggtaGTAAGTGCTCGATACATTTTAGTTACAATTTCTTTGTTTCCAGGTAAGGGAGGAGAGAATTTAGAGCCTTGAGCGCATTTGACCTCTACAGCCTCAGTGAAAACGAAGCCAAGTTTCTCTGTTGTGTCAGGGATTAGGGCTTGGAGAAAATAGGCAAGATCTCAAGAAGCCCCTGTCAGGCATGGAGGAAATACACTGGGCAGAAAGCTGTGAGGGGGGACCTGCGATCAGGGCTGGATGGCTCAATAGGAGGACTGAGCACCTGCCCAGGCTCAGGGCACTGGCAAGACATGGgccaaaacaaagcaagaaaatctAAAGAACCCCCTTTAATTTCAGTAGACAGGAATGCTTTGTATCATTTCacagaagtaaaattttatttcagagttgaatgttgttttattttgaattccaCTGGGAGTGCTGTAAACTTCTTGGTGTTTAACGTTACTAAAGTTGTTCATGAGGACTTGCTTGGTGTGTAATGGAGCTGACCAGGATAAGGGAATTTGGGGGTGCTATTCAGCAGTGTGATGAACACACCAGGCATGCAATTTGGTCCAAAACTGAGCAACTTACCATGTGTCCTTAGCATGTCATGCAACATCTACAGGACTCAATATTGAAATGAGACATCATAGCAGAGGAGTTACAAGCCTATATTCTGGAGTTAGTCTCCTGGCTGTGTTACCTTATAAAAGTTacttaaggctgggtgcggtggctcacgcctgtaatcccagcaatttgaaaggctgaggtaggcagatcatttgaggccaggagtttgagaccaacctggccaacatggtgaaacccaatctctactaaaaaatacaaaaattatccaggtgtggtgggacatgcctgtaatcctggctattcaggaagctgaggcaggagaatcgcttgaattctgGAGGCagagttgtagtgagccaagatcacaccactgcactacagcctaagcaaaagtgtgagactctgtctcaaaacaaaaaaaagttagttaacctctttgaatctcagtttcctcttctataaaatgggggtaataatattTCATAGGGTTgatgttaggattaaatgagtgatTACACATAAGGCACTTCGAACAATACCTGATACTTGACTTCAATATAAATATGTGGTGTTATTATTGTACTAGACCAGAAGTTCCCAACCTGGAGGTTCCAGGCATTTCCTCACTATAGCTCTTTTCAATATTTCATAAGCCCTCTTAGGAATCCCTGTTTGCAAAGGACTGCCCAGGGAGTACTGTGATGACTCAGAAAAATGGCCTTGACCAACATAAGGAGAAAttgaaaaagatgatttaattGCAATAGAACGTTTATATTTCAATATCTGGGTTTATATTtgtgttgtattttgtttgtgtgtacttatgtatacatgtgtagaTTTGTGCAAGTGTTTATGTGctcaaattttatatattttatgtatattttatgtgtttatatggTTTATATGTATTTTGCGTGAGTATttgaatgtgtatgtgtacatgcattGATTCTTACATTAGTTTGCATGTAGACATGTAGAACATGTGTTTCAGTGTTGTTTAGTACCTGTGTACATGTGcatctgttctcagatctccaaaTGCCGTAGCCTGAGCTCCAGTGAGCTCAGTCCCTTTGTTCCTCTCAGGTCTCTACATCCTGTGACTCTGGAACATGACAGTTGCTTGATGATTCTTCTATTCAGCTAGGAGATCTGGGCCAAGGCTAAGGGAAGTATGGGGAGCATCGTGGCCAAGAAGCAGAGGCCACTAAGGGAAAAGAGGCCAGGAGATACGGGATGAGGGGAGTCTTAGTCAGAGAGCCAACTTGGCCCATAATTGCTGCCTGATATCTTCTGGGGCCCACCAAGACTAGAACAGACTGTAGCTTCAGCCTTTGTAATGCCTCCCACATGGGTACAGCCTGGCCTGGCCAGTTCTGAAGACTGGACACCACCCACTCCCTCGAATCTGTGCAGTTGCATTTGTAAGTCCTTGAAAAGCCACCCATTCCCTGCAGCCTAAATTCCACAGCAGGGAGAGTAGGGAACCATTCATACTAGTTATCAAGTTCCCAGGAAGGAGTTCACACAGGCCAGGTATTTTTACCttatctcatttactcctctCACTAACCTATTAGTTTAATAATAtgacaaaaagatgaaagaaataagaGTCATAAAGTCACAGCCTTTTATGGACATCTTTCACCTCCATGCATTTACACCATCTCCTTCCTTTCCCAGTGACGTAGGAAAAGTGTCCAGGCAAGGGTAGGTGGTTCAGAGAAAGATAATATGAGGACCAAGTTTGCATAAAATTGTGATGCAGCTATTTTAGAGTGGCTGGATTCCAGAGAAATCCTCTACACCAGCATATCCCCAACTGTGTCCCATTTCAAGCACTGttccatggaaaaaaataaatgctagtGAGAATATTTATCctacaatttattaaaatattaacagtcaCATACCAGCTATGAATGCCCCCCACACTCAAGCCTCAGGAAATGCTGTAATTACTTATTTGTTTTAAGTGCAGCTCCAAGACACTACTTGCCAAATTAGTGAGATGTCCAATGTCAGTTATTATTGGGATTTCATGCCATCCTCCACTTGATCCCACTAGGACCCCATGGTTCTGGGAAATGGGGAAGGATCTGGTCCTTATTCAATGATGATGACCTTTATTTCCTTGCTCTTCATGGTTGGGATATTGCTGATGGACTCCATTGGCTGTTcattgaggtgtgtgtgtgtgtgtgtgtgtgtgtgagtgtgtgtgcgtgtgtggtgttgttgttgttgttttgttttttcttgttttttttttttgagacagaatttcactctcgttgcccaagctggagtgcaatggcatgatctcggctcactgcaaccttcgcctcccaggttcaagcaattctcctgcctcagcctcccgagtagctgagattacaggcacacaccaccacacccagctaatattttgtatttttagtagaaatggggtttcaccatgttggccaggctggtctcgaactcctgacctcatgtgatccgccctcctcagcctcccaaagtgctggaattacaggcatgagccaccatgtctggcccattGGGTAGTTCTGGGCAGCTGGAAAATTGCTCTTCATCATGTCTACCTCCACCAACCACGAGCTCAGCCATCAAGACCTTTGCTGCCCCTCCCAGGGCTATGGTCACAGTGGCTGTCTCCACAGTGACTGCCTTCCATGCAGGCAACCCCGTCCAGCACCTGCTACCTTGGGGTGCTTCATCAAACTCCCTTGGAGCCAAACCCCCATCTCCTCTCCCAGTTCTGAGGAAATTCAACACCCTTAGATGCCATGACACTCCTCTCTCTTGCCCTCGAAGCTAAAATTCCTCATCTCACTTCTGAAAcgatacaatttttttcttccaaaagttttatacttttttaaattttattttactttaagttctgggatacatgtgcagaacgtgcaggtttgttacatagttatacatgtgccatggtggtttcctgcacccattaacctgtcatctaggttttaagcccccatgcattaggtatttgtcctaatactctccctccccttgccccccactccccaacaagcccaggtgtgtgatgttcccctccctgtatccatgtgttcccattgttcaactcccacttacgagtgagaacatgcggtgtttggaaACCATACAAATTAATTGCCCTCTTTGTGCCTACTCCTcccaaataaaaaattgtaaggGTTGTCTTCAGGGCAACCCCTGACCTATGCACGCgcacgcgcgtgcacacacacacacacacacacacacggtttcaATTCCCCAGTAGAAAAGGAAGGCCAGGATTTAGAACACAAAATCCTGACTTCCTTTCCAAAAACAGgacagaaaaatatcttttcattctttctgctGATATCTGTTCaaacaaaatgaggaaaaattttGAGGTAATTGCTACACTAAATTCTTGATACATCACCCTgccaaaaagtttatttaaaaaagcattaaatatgtgtatatagttGATCTGATTAATACACAAGACTGAGCAACTTACCATGtatccttgcttttttttgttgttttttgagatgcagtctcactctgttgcccaggctggagtgcagtggtgtgatctctgctcgctgaaacctccgcctcctgtgttcaagcgattctcctgcttcagcgtcccaagtagcggggattacaggctcctgccaccacgcctggctaatttttttgtatttttagtagagacggggtttcaccatgtttgccaggccggtctcgaactcttgacctcaagtgatctgcccacctcagcctcccaaagtgctaggattacaggcatgagccaccatgcccagccaagttctTGCTTTTAAATGAGAATACCAGACAGTGAAGGAAAATGTTGCCTAATTTATGAAAGCacaaccttatttatttatttatttatttatttatttatttatttattgagatgaagtctcgttctgtcacccaggctggagtgcagtggcatgatcttggctcactgcaacctccgcctcctgagttcaagcaattctcctgccttagcctctcaagtagctgggactacaagcacacatcACCActcctgattaatttttgttttttgtttttgtttttgttttaagatgaagtctcactctgtcgcccaggctggagtgcagtggcacgatcttggctcactgcaacctccgcctcccaggttcaagcgattctcctgcctcagcctcctgagtagctgggattacaggtgtgcgccaccatactcggctaatttttgtatttttagtagagacagggtttcaccagtcaggctggtcttgaactcctgacctcgtgatccacccgcctcagcctcccaaagtgctgggattacaggtgtgagccaccgtgcctggcctaatatttgtattttttaaatagagacagtatttcaccatgttggccagtctggtctcagactcttgacctcaagttatctgcccacctcggcctcccaaaatgctgggattacagacatgagctaccaagCCTCACACAACTCTCAGTCTACTCATTGATAATGAAAACATTGACTGGTGACTATCACAGTGATGGACGTGACCACCACATATTTCTGTTAAGTGTctcatcttatatttttaatatatattttagtatcaTTCTGTGCTCATTGAATATCAAACACTCTTCTAATGTGAATAAACCTGAAAGAAGGAATTTTCTTGTGAGGCCATTTCTGCTGTCTATTTTAAGCTAGTTATATATCTCATTTAGACCATCAATTGCTCAACTAATATTGGTTGAATATGCAATTTATGCCAGATTCTGTTCCAGGTACAGAAAACAAATCAGTCATGGTCTGTGTCTTCATGGAGATTACAGTCTATCATGAAGATGAACAGTAAGCAAAGGTTAAGTACAGGTGCAGTGGGTGCTGCAAAGGTGACGTGCAGGATGCAATTGGCAGGGCTGGATCCAGGGTGAAGTGAGAAGTGCAACAGGTACTTAAAGGGTGACATTTAAGGAGGCATTTGCATGAGCCTGAGAGTGAGTGCCTCTTTATGTGTCACACCCTAGACACCTCCTGCTCCTCACCCTAGTCTTGGCCCTGGCTATCAGAAAAGCGAAGGTGGGGTGGAAAATATTCTGCTGTAATATTTGGGGTAACATTCTCTGACAGTTGTCATTTACTGCATCTTTGGACACTCAGTATCTGAGCTCCTTTCCATTAGGGAAGCTAGTCTCTATTTTTGTGGTCTTGGTGGAAAGGAAGGCTGACCTTCAACTACAGAATATCTTAAAGGCAAAGATTCTCTTTTGCCACCTTGGGAGTTAGCAGACAGGTGCATGACCCAGGCTCAGCCAACTGGGTGCTCCAACAAGGGACTTGAATCTTAAAGGGCTAAAGCCAAACCACAAGGAAGGTGGAGGAAATACACAGTGGCAGCAGCAATGGCAAGAGTCCAGGTGTGATACTGATGCACAGTGCTCTGGCAGCAATGCTCATGGTAAGATCTTGGCAGGCTATTTCTGCTGCCCACTCCGTCTCAGTCTTTCCAAGCCTGATTGTCCAGACTTCTGGTCAATTTTATGAGCTACATGTTATCCTTCCAAGAAATTATCCTGTTTGCTTAAATTGCTCTCTAATGAACTCTTACATTACATCCAATAATAAATGTAAGGTGTTTCATCTTCAAATATGTTGAGGGAATGTTGCTATATTCAGTAAGGAACTCTTGTGAGATTGGGTGTCAGAACGTGGGACAATCTGACCTGGCAGAGAGATTAGAGGGACAGCAGCAAAACTCAGGGTGGAAGGCCTCAATatgggaaagaggagggagacTGCTAATGAGGGACTGAGCTGAGATAGCAGTCCCAAAAAGAGTAAGGAGAGTAAGGTTTGCACCAAAACATCACAGAGGAAGAATCAAGGGGCTTCGATGGCTGACTTGATGTGAGAAGTCAAGAAATGAACATACAAAGTCAGTCTCAAGACAGCATAGAGCTGCCatcagattatttttttttctttctttctttcttttttttttttttttttttttttgagatggagtctcgctctgttttccgggctagagtgcagtggcgtgacctcagctcactgcaacctccgcctcctgggttcacatgattctcctgcctcagcctcctgagtagctaggactacgagtggccaccaccacacccggctatttttttgtatttttactagagacgggatttcaccatgttggccaggctggtctcaaactcctgaccttaagtgatccacctgcctcagcctcccaaagtgcagggattacaggtgtgagccacagcatccggCCTGCCTTCAGATTCTTGAATGACTGCCTGTACACAGACAGATCTTTGTGGACTCAAAATATAGAACAAAGGCTTCATGTAAATGTAACCAGAATTTAGATAACTCCAGTTTGGGCACAAACAGTATTTTCTACCCCTCCCTTCCCACCCACTTCCCATTGCTAGATGTGTTCTATAATGTACTCAAACCCCTGAATGCTCAGATTGAGTCCTTTCTTCTTGAATCTAATGTTCATCAGAACCTCAGAAAGAAGCGCTTGAATATCTTAGACTTCCCCCTTCTGTAAGGTCCCTTAAACTCATGCTGTGCCACTTCTCAGAACATCCACATCAAGGAAAGAGGAGTTTTCCTAAATCATGGAGAGTAAAACATGGGTGGAAAAAGAAGGCTTGAGTTTCAGGCAATGGTAAAACACAAGAACTTGAAAAGGAAAACCTGTTTGAGTGGGAAAGTGACCATCCTTGGAGTTTAACTATTCATATAGGTAGCAAATACTTATTGTGTTCTGAtagtgtgccaggcaccatggaaTGGTGAGCAAAACCAACAGGGTCCCTGCGATCATAAAACCCAAATTCTCCTGGAAGAGAGACAAGAAACaagtaaatgaacaaaataattactGATTTTTGAGAAGTGCTAGGACATACATTTGCCTAGTGATATAAAGGACTTCATTAGATATAATAGTCAAGAATGACATTTAAATTAAGGCCTGGAGGATGGGACAAAAACAGTCATATAAACATCAGAGGCAGAGCCTTCTTgggaagagggaacagcatgtagCAAGGCCCTGAGACAACAAAAGAGCTTGTTGACAtcaaggaacagaaaggaaaCCTGGGTGACCTGAGTATAAGGAGGAGGCCAGAGAGGTGAACAAGGCCTGGTAGGGCAGGGCCTCCCAGTCCATGACAAGGAGTCTGGATGTTATCTGGATGTTATTCTTAATGAAATGGAAAGCTATTGTTTGGTGCAAAACAGAGTAGTGACAGGATATCCTTTACCTTTCTGGATTTAGGACTagatctgaaaaaaatgaaaataatttaccaTTTGGCTGCTATGTGGAAAATTAATTACAGAAAACAGGAGACTATTGTAAAAGATCAGGTGAAGATAGCAGTGGCCTGAACTAGATGGAGAGAAATGGATAATTTTGATATgtgttttgaaggtagagccacAGGACTTGCTGAGAAATTGAATGCAGGGAGGTGAAGTGAGGAATCACACATGACTTGTAGGTTTGGTGCATCTGGGCACATGTTGTTACCATTTCCTAAGAAGGGAAATAACAGGGTACTAACAGTGCCTAGTGAGGTGAGGTCCCCATTAGGAGTTCCATTCTGATATGTTAGGTGACCAGATGGAGATGTCATTTAAGGGGGAAGATATACCAGTTTAGACACTAGAGAAAGTTTAGGGTAGGAGCTATGAATTTGAGAGTGATCAGCATATAGAGGGTAGTCAAAGTACCTAGTGaaaaagagcagagagaaaagacaaaaggaGCCTAGAAACAAGTCCCTGGCCtttggaaagggaaggaggagccAGGAGAGAAGACTGAAAATGAATGGCCGAGGTGATCAGAGGAAAACCAGGGGAGTCTGCCATCTTAGAAGGCAAGAGAAGAAAGCATTTCAATGAGGATGTCGTGGCCTCAATGTCAAACACCTCTTCAGAGGTCAATAAGAGGAAAACAGGGGTGCCTCTGTTGGGTTTGGCAACACTGGAGATAGTTGGTAATCTTTACTAGAAAAGGTTCAGAGGCACAGTCAAAGCCAAATTGAACTGAGTTGAAAGGTGAATGAGAAAAAAGGGATAAAGTGAAGGCAGGCAACATTTTGAGAAGTATTTGTTTAAGCACTGCAAATAAACGAGGCATCGTCCAGAGAGGAATGTGGGACtcagggatctttttttttttttaatctgggagGTACTCGAACATCTTTGTATGATAGAAATGATCTGGCAGAGAAGGGGAGAATAAGgagaataaatgaatatgaaGTTATTGAGTAGGGGAGAGGAGACAAATGTGAACAAGTAAGGGGGCCAGTTTCTCAGGTGTAGACATCATTCTTCCactgaaaacaaaaggaagacaGGAGCTGTAGGACCCAATACCGGAGTGTGTAGACTTAGTAGAGAGAAGATGAAGGAGTTGCTTCTGATGGCTTCTATTTTCTTGAAATATGAGGCAAGAAGTGATATTTTGGTGGGGACAGGGAATGGTAGAAgattgaggagaaaggaaaaatcatGGACTAGTCATTTCAAAGAATGAGAAATCAAGCTTCTTAGGGAAAAACAGGAGATTAGCTGGGCAGTGTTGAGTGGTCTTTGAGGTTGGAGGCCGTGAATTTCCAGTGAAATCAGTGAGACTagttggattattttttctaagaacAATCAGCTGCTGACCTAtataggtcaggcacagtggcttacgcctgtaatcccaacccttagggagaccaaggcaggaggatgatcacttaaggccaggagttcaagaccagcctgggcaacatagcaagacccccatctctattaaaaaaaaattttttttaactgccaagagtggtagcacacacctgtagtcccagctacttgggaagctgaggcaggataatcccttgaatccaggagtttaaggctgtaatgagctatgatcacactactgcactccagcctgggtaacagagtaagatcttgtcttgaaaaataaagtttacctATAGAGAAAGCAAGTAGGTGGTTGTATTCTACCATGGTTGGGAGTTTGGCATTGATACAATGCAGAGTAGAGCAAGGGAGCTAAGTCTGCAAGAGAAACATTACAGGGCTAGACTGGACGGAAATTGAGTCGGGAGGGTAAGAAAATTAGTGAAAAAATGGTAGGGTATAGAGCTTTACTTCAACTTTAAGAGTTATTAACTCTGAGAAGTAGGAGTTGGTGGCAACGTAGTGAAGGAGGATTTAACTTTTTCCAGGCAAAAAATTGCTACGCAGAGCCTAGAAGTAGCAAATTACAAAATGAGATCTACCTAGATTCTACTTACATTTATCAAGAACTGAATGTGGGCTAGattctgtgctgggcactttcCTGtctgttatctcatttaattctcatgacaTCCCTATGACTTGAGTAGGAAAGTTCCCCATTTTAGAGACAAGAAAATAGAGCAGAGAGGGTTAAATGGCTTGCCTAGGGTCATGCAGCTGACATGCGATTAAGCAAAGATTTGACTCCAGATCTTCTGATCCTGCTTCGAACGCTCTTCCCTAGACAGCTTGATGATACTTAGACACTGACTCTGAGGCTGAAGTTTGTCATCAGGAAGGTGAACTGGGGACATAGGGCTGAAGCCAGGTCAGGACTCCAGTATGAAAGGGCTGAATAGGAGGCAGGTGACTCCAAATAGAACTTTTCAACTCAGGATAAAGAATCAAGTTCTTTTACATTAGTCAGATAAGTAGCAAGAGTTGGGGATACTTGGGATCATGGGGCTGAATGTGGTAAAATTCCTGTCGTCTCAGTTCAGGATCTGTCCTGCAAAATGATTAGCCAGCAGTTTAATGTCCCATGGCCACAACTAGAGGGAATGGAAAGAGATGGAGCAAGGATCCACAGATGGCCTGATGCCAGCACTGTCCACCATGAGGAAGACTCACAAGAGGCATTGCCCTAGAGCCCCTGAGGGGCAGAACTGCAGGTGTGATCAAGGGAAAGTTATAACCTTTGGTGTGGGAGTAGAAAGAGGCCATGGGCCAAGAATGGGTTCTTGTGTTCATCATACTTGCCTCCTGGACTCCCCTAAAATACTCATAGATTGAGACCCACAGCATGCCTCAGCCTAGACTCTAAAGCCATTGCTATACAATACAATCACCACTAGCCACATTTAGCTATATAAATTTAAAGCTCGATTGAATCAAATTAAAACTTCGGGTCCGCATTCACACTgggcacatttcaagtgctcagtagccacatgtggctagtagctaccaTATTGAACAACATAGACAGGAAATATTTCCATCATGGCAGAATGTTCTATTGGCAGTGCtggtctagaagaaaacaggaatcaAGTAGATATAATGAATATTCTTTAATTCATGCCCTCTTGGACCAGCTATGGGTCAGCAGGCTAGGAGCTATTTGCAAGGTTTAGATTGTTACCACCTACTGGTCCATCCTGTTCTTCCTAACATGCACaccggacacacacacacacacacacacacacacgcacacaacctttcttctttatttacttgtttctAAATGTAACTAGGTGGAACTATCAGACAGAAACAGGGTGTTGCCAAGAATGATTTAATAGAACTGCAGGATCCCATGATGTTGAGACTCAAGGTTGGAAGAGAGGTGTCAGACTGCAGAAGTTGATTCCAGGCTTGTATTTGTGTCTGTTAATTTTGGTTTTACAGGTACATACTTGGGATCCACACAGCACTTAGCCTCAGTTTTGCATAATATATAGTATACTTCACTTTCTTTACATGTTGTTCTGCACCTGCCTGACTTGCCCCAACATTTCATGACTGAAaacaaaagggaagaagagaatagAGTCAGTtttgaaagaaagcagaaaggtGTGAAAGGAAGAGGCTAAAGCCCAGTAGAGGAGTAGGAGGGAAATGAGGAGGTCTGTGGGGAAGAAGCTCTTACACAGGATCCCCTAAGTTTAAGGGAGATTATAGACCACTACGCTTTCTTCCTTCACTTGTGCCCCCTGTTAGAACCCCCAGAGTCCCCCCAACTCAGTGGCATAGGACCTACTGGATAGCTTCCCCTCCTTGGCCAGCTCcttgggagggggaagaggaCCCCTCTCCCAAGGGTTTTATCTCCCCCATATTATAATGTACCCAGGTGCCCAGTAGCAATTAGCCACCTTTTCTCATTGTTCTTTGGTACCCCCTCTGACCATATCAATGAAAGGTGACAGGAATATTA is a genomic window containing:
- the DEFB121 gene encoding beta-defensin 121 isoform X1, giving the protein MFQEVKEVMKCWGKSGRCRTTCKESEVYYILCKTEAKCCVDPKYVPVKPKLTDTNTSLESTSAV
- the DEFB121 gene encoding beta-defensin 121 isoform 1 precursor (isoform 1 precursor is encoded by transcript variant 1), coding for MKLLLLLLTVTLLLAQVTPVMKCWGKSGRCRTTCKESEVYYILCKTEAKCCVDPKYVPVKPKLTDTNTSLESTSAV